From Malaya genurostris strain Urasoe2022 chromosome 2, Malgen_1.1, whole genome shotgun sequence:
AAGCATGACCGGCCGTACACGATGAGTATGGCAAATGCCGGGCCGAACACCAACGGAAGTCAGTTTTTCATAACCGTTCTGCCTACCGTAGGTTTTCTACAATGCAACACACTCTCCATTGAAGgagtattatttatattatatatatttttttcagccCTGGTTAGACAACAAGCACACAGTGTTCGGCCGTGTGCACAAAGGAATGGAGGTAGTTCAAAATATTTGTAATAGTAAAACGAATCCCAAAACCGATAAACCGTACGATGAGATTCGGATAATTTCTATCAATCTTACCTAAACAGGAAATTTTGCTTAatagatgtatgtttgtattATTTAAATCTGTTAATAAATTACTACACTTGACTGTAAGACGGAGGCTTTTGGTAGGATTCTGATGACTTAATTACTTCCTCATACTTAGGGGGTGGCGGTTGAACTTCATCTGTAAAATATGAATTAAACAATAGAAGATATACTGAAGATTGCTCAATTTTTACGATTATTATTACAACTTGGGGACGGTTGTTCCAAGTTAGATGCATTTGCAGATGTTTCAAGTTGTGATCGAGAGCCGTACACTGTGAATATGTAGTACTGTTGATTATCTGAAACGATACAATTTGAATTAATTTCGGAAACTGTAAAGTTGTGTGTTCGAATTTACTGCTTGGGATCTGATTTGGATCCATTTGCTCCTGCCTATTAATTTCTTGCATGCCAAAGTAGTATATTCGTCGCTGAAATTATAGAAGAGTAAATTTCTTTGTGTTTGTTATAATGTGCAAAGTAGAAAAGTGTGATAGTGATATCAAATGAGTAATATGATTAACTACTGTGTATACTCTTTATGTGACTAAAATAAAATTGACGAAAACGTATCTTCCAGATTTGATCTGGCAAAACCTCTGTCATTGAGATTCTTTAGAGGCTATACCTCAACAGAATGAAGCAGAGCGTCGTCTATGTACATTGTTCTCAGTCAGTGAGGCTCAGCGACCATCTGAGCGACTTTGCTTATCTTTAATCGATTTCAAACAAGATACTTGGTAATGACCTAGGTGTCAGAATAAAAAATGGTAAATAGATTATCTTGGTTCACGTTTAGTTTTTGACATATTCTTCACACCTAGCCTATTTAAGGTTCCCGCACGGAATTTTGGTTATCTTGGCAATCATgagcaccagacggctaccaggACTATTCGCCTGTGATTCTTCTCACTAGATATGTTCGGAGAGGGCAGCGCATTATATGATTTGTAGgttaatgaattttaaataatgGCCAAAAGTTCTCATCGCAGACGTCCCAGTGTGGCTATGAGGACAGTTGTTCAATAGTATCGCTAGTGCCTTTTGCATTTGTAGCTAAATGAGAGGGTCGAATTGGTTTGTTATAGACCATATGACATTGTGAAAATGGAAATGTAATGGGTTTGCTGACGTATTGCAGTAATGCTTTTGGCGCCGCTTTAATTTTGGTCTCGAATGTGATTGATTTAGTTGTTGCTTTCCTTTGAACTTGCTTCAAGTTTACCCACACACTTAAAACCTACTCTTGAGCTCGGTCAaatgaaatgccgaattagatCGGTAAAACACGAAATTTTATTGATGGTTCAGTAATCCACATGCTCTTTTCTGAAATTCGTtaatgtaatctgttgatatctcTGTGAAGCGCGTTTTTTTTGCCGAAGTTTAGCATAATAATAACGCTGAACTTGCCATAAAACAACAATATATGCCGAAATCAGCTAAtctgtttgccgagatttcgaacagtgtgttagttttactgaaattcggcgagacacttgtcatctaatgtctcttttcgattttgcaAAGCACCACGTTGCCAATGCTCGTGGGACTGGAAAATATATTAACTAGATAGAGGAAAAAGATTTTTATATTTCGTGAAAAGTGGAATAAAAAACTATTTACTATTCCTATATACTTATGAATATCTGTTATTTATAAGTACAGGCATTATGGAGAACTAGAAACAATTGTCTTCAGCCGTGATGTTTTCTTCTGGGGTTTGCttttcttttttgtatgttGGATTAAAATGAACATGACCAAAACATTTCCTTTCCCGCTTTTGTGATActcatttcattcaaaaataaagaaaaaaaaattctacgtTCGATTACTGACGACTCGGCAATTCTCAGtaattaaggactattcacacatttcagttcagtGGAAGTGCtctcagtgcgccgtcagtgttctttttttgtcggaacccttccgtcccgtttccgtgctgtttctgttccggcacagcaaatgcagtgccataccgacttcagctaaaataaaaaaatatcggtgacgacgaatttgagtttgccggacgggcGCTatactgacggcgagctgcactgaaacggcacggtgccggataggtgtaaatgcgtgcatagaaaacgaaagaaataatatcagtatccgtgcacggtgtcgtgccggcactgaaccgaaccggatatgtgtgaatagtcctttatagATTTTGCCGAGACGGGCACTCGAGCACATGAAATTGtcaaattcgaaaaaatatttgataccAAAAgcattagaattgcatgaaacgtcgagatttagtgtcatctcgaaaaaaaatttgcgtGCCAAGAagtcgatttttaaattatttttttttgagatgacactaataccgttttcgtttattgatcagagcatccCGAGAGCTGGCCCAGAGTCGCTCAAACAACAtatgagatgtttgttttagtaacctggggtcgctctagatcggactccaatcgcgtagtttcgctctgaaaattttttcgggtcgcacacgacatccatgcgagtttgtttttttttctgtttttttgagttgttgtttaggacaCGTACcatgtgttcgttttactcggagtcagagtcgcccgcgtgtaggttcaaaaacgaaaacggtataaatctcgaagtttcatgcagctttaagacttttggcagcaaaaaaaagtttcgatttcggaaatttcatttttcCCCCCTATGGTCCATGTATTCATAGcatcccttacccatgtccgatttagcttaaattttgcatgaggacttttttcgaggtgcttaaacttttgagcactagcgctctACGAAATTAGAagggatcccaaaatattggcccttcttatatacattagagcgaaaaaaaacaacgtgttttgtcggttacgtcacttataccattatatctccggaaccaaaagtcacagccatttgatattcgaatttgatcaatggcttaatagtacctttcaaacgagtctaagcttgttaaaatcggttcagccatctccgagaaacttgcgcggtagttAGTGaacatataaaactactttggaactactagtccccggtttccgcttccgagagcaccgataatagtgaagaaaactcCGAAAACGAAACTTACTTCgaattctcagcaacggttccgaaattatagggcgatgagtgtcaaaacattcaaatcattattcaaaatgacgatgcaaaaccggcacATGTCGATACGTACTAGTactaaagaagaagaaaacacctccGGCTTtaatccgttcgcagcgtgattGGTTCAATTTCTTAAAGCGTgcatggttgccacatttaaatctatatttttcaggtgaaaaaaaagtaaattgtgtaaatttgtaaatcttttattaaattggtacctacttgttagtgttataacaaaatatgcttttctataaaagtacattcGACAAAGTtcctcgagctgagcaatgtatgtgtctatgagtgtgtatgtgtgtttttatggatcccataggttgctattgaatttcatcatgctttcatagggtaaagtgtgttcaaaattgcacaccgtcatttaaagcgaCTATGCAAAAAAAGGGTAaatttcttctagatttggttcaaaactgtttcactttgtaggctatattagtaatTTACTAAACAGATTCCAGaagaaccggaaatagtggtcaaaaactctaaaacgagactcactcaattttctcagagatgattaggtcgattcccacaaacttaggctcaaataaaagtttctatTCAATGTAAACTATTGTAACTTTGATCTATGAAACAGTAATACTAATCACCACTAAAAATTCTATCTGAATACAATTCGACTTTTTAGCTCCAAATTGTATGCATGTGACGGGAATGAAAATATGAACATTATTTGTATGTCCATGTTCTAAACCCTAAAATATCGATGACGCGAACGTTTTAATAAGTACAATGAATTTAgtataaatatcgaatagcacataaattttgaataaatataaTGAGTTTACACAATCAtgaattttatatatatatttagttttgatcatcggatgccaatttttggtcataatggaaaaacataaaaaaattgtaacaCAAACGTATATTTTTTCTGTATCCATGTGACTGATGTGCACtacatcaaatcaaatattcgttactgACAACTTGTTTGCAACTcttggtaagtcgcacaagctccgcaTCTTACGCTTTTGAGGTTACACAGCAGTTATCATGCACGTTGCCACGTCTTCAACTTTATCTGTTAATTTGTTTCATGTAGGTTGCAGTCATTGAAGTGTAACAACGTGTGCTACTTGAGAACATCACTAAACACatccatgtttatttgttttaattggtgaatatcctgaggATATCCGACAGGTATacgaagaagaggcgcgcacgACTGAAAGAGTTAGAGTAAGTGTACCCTAAAGATTATTTGAACGACtgagagaaaaaaacaaaaaagttctTGAAATTCCGTTTAAGTGTTTTTGAATGCCAAAATCGGAGAAcaatacccaagtaacaattcgaatgccttatggttttgattataatttataagagttttgtaattgatttttcaattactacctgttttatgacaactagaATAAGTGCCTCTTTTgagaagtaatatcatagtttttaaagcttctttaaaaccctttacctagactaacaacctggctgaaaataaaacaatttgcactagaataaaaccatgcaaaccctcttaatattgctttcaaacattttctttaaaacattattgtcagttcaattctttcataaatgtaGTCttatgtgtgtgcgtgttcattggatgacagtttcactcagagcaattttgagggttctaaagtacatttatgacacatttgttgtggcctatttgatttattgcatcttacgttaagtgtaatttgcattaaaggaaatttcatggccgccattatgatgtttttTGCCGTAACTTTTATTgatatcaaataaacttcgaaatgcaaaaaagcaggaaatatgatggactttcatgattcattttcaggacgtatgcacaagttttaacgccacgaaatagttttatacaaaaatgacga
This genomic window contains:
- the LOC131426931 gene encoding uncharacterized protein LOC131426931 isoform X2, coding for MMWFFHILWLILVIVLFFLILRRIYYFGMQEINRQEQMDPNQIPSNNQQYYIFTVYGSRSQLETSANASNLEQPSPSYEVQPPPPKYEEVIKSSESYQKPPSYSQV
- the LOC131426931 gene encoding uncharacterized protein LOC131426931 isoform X1, with product MMWFFHILWLILVIVLFFLILRRIYYFGMQEINRQEQMDPNQIPSNNQQYYIFTVYGSRSQLETSANASNLEQPSPSCNNNHEVQPPPPKYEEVIKSSESYQKPPSYSQV